The window TAGGCATAGCGCCCGTTGCGGTCGATGGAACTGAATACCCGGTGATGCGTATAGCCATCGATGAACGCACACGGGCCGTAATCAATAGTCTCGCCGGCCACCGACATGTTGTCGGTATTCATGACGCCATGAATAAAGCCCAGTTGCATCCAGCGGGCGATAAGTTCGGCCTGTGCGGTCACTACCTGTTGCAACAAGGCCAGGTATTCATTCTCCGCGTCGGCAGCACCAGGATATATTGTCTCGATAATATGGTCAGCCAGGTTTCTGACCTGCGCGGTCTCGCCCCGGGCGGCAAAATACTGGAACGTGCCGACCCGCACGAAGCTCCTTGCTACGCGGGTAATGACGCCGCCCGGCAACAGCCGTTCACGCGCCACCTCTTCGCCGGTAGTAACAGCCGCCAGCGCCCGCGTCGTCGGCACACCCAGGGCATGCATGGCTTCACTGAGCAGGTATTCACGCAGCACCGGGCCCAGCGCGGCGCGGCCATCGCCATTGCGGGAAAAGGCGGTCTGCCCCGATCCCTTTAGCTGGATTGACTGAACTGCGCCACCCGGCATCTCCACATCGCCGAGCAATATTGCCCGGCCATCGCCCAGTTGCGGTACGAAATGACCAAACTGGTGGCCAGCGTAAGCCATGGCCAGCGGCTCGGCACCCTCGGGAATACGGTTACCGGCGAACATCTCTGCCCAGTCCGCATCCGGCACGCTGTCCACATCCATGCCCAGTTGCGCGGCCAGCTCGCGATTCAGCCTGATCAGGCCCGGTTGCTGAACGGTTGTCGGATCAACTCGCTGAAAAAACGCGTCGCCCAGGGCGGCGTAATGGTTGGAAAAAGTAATGGGCTTCATGATGAACCTGGTCGCACGAGAATTATTCAGATCCATTCTATGCCATAACGCGCGCCATGATGACGATGCGACACAGATCGAGGGGTCTTTTGCTGAGCAGTGGCAACCCGGTAATCGTTATAACAAAGGCTTGATCGGCATTAGCTGCAACAGCTTGACCTTCATTCGTTTTGCCAGCCCGGCTTCGCTGTCGGGCCTGTCTCGCGCAGGCCAGCTGTTCTCGGGCAACATATCGACTTCGATAAGCTTTTCGACAGCCGCAGCCAGCGGCGCGTGACTTACCACCAGGCCGACCTCGGTATTGAGATTTTCAGATCGTGGATCAAGATTGTAGGTACCAATAAACACGGTATCACCGTCCACCACCATGGTCTTGGCATGAATGGCAAACACCGGTGGTTTCCTTGCGTACACCGGGTAGCGCTCCAGCAACTGCTGCCGGATCTCCGGATCCGGCCTGTATTCGAACACCTCGACACCCAGCTTGATCAATTTCCTGCGCTGATTACGATAGCCGCTGAATGCCATCATGTTGTCGGTTGAGGCCAGGGAGTTGGTGCTGATACGTATTTGCACACCACGCTTCCGGGCCTGGCGGAACAACGCAAATGCTTCATCGGACAGCACCAGGTAAGGCGACTGTATGGTGATACGTTTCCTGGCTTCGGCAAACATGGATACCAACGCCGTGGTTGCCGCACCACCGCCACTGAGCGCTATCCTCTTGCTGTTTTTTCCCGGCAGGTCGCAGATGAAATACACATCGGTCCAGACTATTTCCCGCGCCAGCCGGTCAAATGCTTCCGGTATACTGCTGATGGCATCACGCACTTCCGGTTTGAAATTATCAGGAGCGTGCGCATAGTCATGGAGCTCGCGGTAAATGGTTTTTACTTCATCGTCGTTGACGCTGACATGCTTTTTGAACAACCCCAAACCGTTAAACCGTTGCTGCACCGGTACGCTTAACGGGTGACTCCAGAACCGCTCGAAGCTGGCGACAATATCCTGGACCACTTTGCCCAGTACCAGCGCATCGCGATCACGGAAGTTGTATTCCTGGTCATAGTCATAATATTCGTCGGCCATGTTACGACCGCCGACAATGGCGATACGGCCATCAACAATAAATGTCTTGTCGTGCATGCGCTGGTTGACGCCACGAAAGTCAGTGGTCACATTGATCAAACGTTTGTACCAGGGCGTACCGACAGAATGGCGCGGGTTGTAAATATGAATATCTATGTTGGGGTGCAAAGCCAGTGCCAGCAAACTTTTGTCGGGCGCATCGATCATCAGGTCGTCGACAATAACGCGAACCTTCACGCCGCGCCCGGCGGCACGCAGCAGCGCCTCGCTGGCGAGTACGCCGATGTTATCCGTACTCCAGATGAAATACTGTACCTCGATGGACTGGCGCGCATGATCCGCCAGCCAGGCTCGCGCCAGCAGTGCTTGCTCGCCTCGATCAAGTACGTATACGCCGGATTGATCGGGATGCCGGGCGATTTCCTGGTACACCTGCTCCATGTCCCGTGGTGCAGCAACGGCAACGGCCGTTGTCAGCAACAACAGCCAGGCCAGAACCATCCTGATCAACAATAAAGGCATGCGATATTCTCCTGGCGAACAGCGGTTGGTCCAGCGTTTACCCAGGCATACAGCCACCCTACTATAGACCCATGCCGACGACTTTTGAATACAGAAATGCCGGCAGCACCGGTTTCGTGATAGGTACAATAATTATTAGTGTTCCCCTGCAGTCACACTCGTTACCACATAACAGCAGCGATACTTTCTATCCGGTCTTCAATCTCATCCGGCAATTCGCTCAGAAAATCCAGTTGTGTGCGCTGTTCCAGTTCATCGACGCTGAGCCGGTAGTTGGGCAGGTCCCGGGTATCCAGTTTCCGGTTTGGGAGCAGGAACGCGATTACGTCCACACGCACGGGATCAAAGATAACCTTGTAAAAATGCGAAGGTATGGTCACTTTGCCTTCCCCGATTGTCGCCGCCCCCGGTTCAACAATAGCGCCGGTAACAACATACACTTCCTGGCGTGCAGCGGCCCAGGTCCGCACCAGTGCTTCCAGTTCTTTCCAGATGTGGCGGTTAAAACCAATGCCCACCTGCGGTGCCATATTGGTGAGCAGGAAGCTTTCACTCATGGCCCGCTCGCTCCAGCGCATGGCCGCTGCCGGTACCATGTGGCCACGATCAAATCCCGATCGACGATAGTCCCGCAACGTGGATCGCTGCTGCGCCGGAACATCGGCATCTTCCCGAAAACTGTCCTGGCGACGGACGACGCGCGCCTCCACTTTTTCACGGGTCAAGTGATACGCGGTCCAGCGCGCAATCTTGTGCTGCGGATCGTATGCGAGCAGGTAGCCCTGGCGGCATAACAACACCGGTGCCGGCCCGGGCAAGCCATACCGTATGTGCTCATGACAAGCCTGCGCCGGTTCGGGCAACGGCGGGGGAAGCGGCGTTTCGGCCACGGCGGGCGAAAGCCAGCAACAAAGCCATAACACCAGCACCCGGGAAAACGTTCGCATACGCAGTCTCGCACCCTGCGTCCGTCCCTGGACCATGAGTTATTGAATTCGGTGAATACCTCAATACTTTAATGAGTTTAAGTATTTTGTCTAATGCTGCCTACAGCACATTACATTCGGGGGGGGGATACAGGCCGTCTTGCGTTGCTTAATGGCGACGCGGACTGGATGTATTGGGAACCGGCAAATCAAACAGCATGGCACCGTTTCGCCAGGCGATATTCTCGGCCACGTCCTCGGGTAACTCCTTGAGCCAGTCGCGGTAGTCGCTCATGTACGTGCGCACCTTGTACCAGTAGTGGCTGGTATAGGTGCCGCTGCCGAGCAGCACCCGGTCCGGGTGACGCAGCATTAACGCTTTCCACTCCGGGTTCAGCTCACCCTGCGGCGCAACACTGCGACGGTGGGAAAGCTCCACCCACAGGTTGGGATAATAATCCAGCAACTGGCTGACCCGTTCTGGCGAGACGTCGACACCGGCATGGGCCCACAGCACCCGCAACGATGGTTGCGCCGTGAAGATATGGCGAATCGCCGGCGGGTCAGAACGGGTGTGGAATACCAGTCGCCGGTTTGCCGCCAACGCCAACACCTGCCTGGCCACCGGCGTCTTGGCATCGACGTCAAAAAGAAATAATTCACCCAGGCCGCGGTAGGGCCGGCGCGCCAGTTCGGCCTCAATGTAGGCCGGCATGGCCGGGTCACCGGGCCAGGTTTCACGGTGTTCGCGGCTATCACCCGGCACCAGCATCGGGATCACCCGCGCCGGGTTGCGCGCGTATAACTTCCAGGTACCCTCGTTGGGCGTGCTGCCCACCAGCATCCACGGTATGTTTATATCCTCAACACCGTTCATGATGGCTTCAGGTGATACGCGCGACCAGGCTTCTTCGTTGTAATGCACCTGGGCGTCAAATATCGGCGGCTCGTGAACGGGTTGCCAGAGCACCAACAGCAGCAGTAAAAGGGGCAGGCTCAAAAACCCCAGTACGCGTCCCCAGCGTGTACGAACAAGGAAATACTTTACCAGTTGTACCATCATTCGGATGGCAAAGACGATTCTCACTCTGGAACCACCTTTCCCGGCTTGCACTCCATAGAGTCGTCCGACCGGTTCAATCTTATACTTTAATTAAGTATGGTATTAAACCATACCACCGCCAGGCCCAGGCATTATTCCAGTCAAATCCGGCAAGGCAAACCTGTCGTAAAGAATACAAATTTTACCTTGTGATTTGAAAGTCTTATATAAGTAGTGATTAGGAAAAAACTGTGCTAGGTTTGTTTTCAGTTACAGGTACTTAACGCGACAACACCTAACAAGCAAAACCAGGTTGTTGCGACAACAAAACCCCGGGGCGCCTGGCTTCATACCATTTCACCTGGTTCCGAAAACATAGGCAACATGGCATCAATATATTTCCTTCATCCGGCCCGCCTCATTTTTCTGACTGCCGCTCTCGGCGCGCTTGCCTTTCTCGGCACCATGGCCAGCCTGCCGTTGTTTTTCGGCGTCAGCATAATTTTCGGCTCCATTGCCGTCATGATCGCCGTCCCGTTGCTGGGCACTGGCCCGGCAATCATGGTCAGCCTGATCGGCGGACTCTACACGCTGGTACTTTGGGGACATCCCTACGCGTTGCTGATTTTCTGCGTTGAGGCCACTGTTGTCGGCGTACTGTACAAACGGGGCTGGAAGAACCTGGTCCTGACCGACCTGTTCTACTGGCTGTTTATCGGCACGCCGCTGGTACTGATTTTCTACCGTGGCATTATCGACATGACCTGGGAAGCAACTACGCTGATCGCGTTCAAGCAGGCGGTGAACGGAGTATTTAACGCGCTTATCGCCAGCTTGATCAACTTCAGCATCAGGCACAAACACGATCAGACGTCGATCCACTTTCTTGACCAGAACCAGCTGTCGAATTTTCTGTTTTATGTCTTGCTGCTGATTATCATATTATCAAGCAGTATCCCGATACTTCACGAGAGTCATGCTCACAGACAAACAAAGGAAAATGAACTGGCCGTTCGCCTGCATGACCGGCTTCGGCACATCGAGTTATCACTGTCGAAGATTCCATATGTTGACCCGGCGTCAGCCCGGGAACTGCTGAAGACAATACCAGTCGACGATTTCACCGGCATCAGGCTGCTTCATGATAGTGCTGGCGTACTGGCCGATATCGGCAAGCTTTCCAACACTTCGACGGCAGGGGAGTTTCAGAGCACGGAATATGGCGTAGACCTGTGGCTACCGGTGAATGACTTGCCGGCCATGGTGCGCTGGAGCAACGGGCATTACCGGGCCTCTTCCATCATTACCGTGCATAATCAGCCCATTCAGATAGCTATCGAATACCTCGCCGAACCGGTTGTTTCAGACCTGCAGCAACACAGCCGCAACCTGTTTGTATTTCTTGCTGCGATCACGCTGGCCGGATTGCTGCTGTCCTCGGTGGCCAGCCAATGGGTGGCGCGGCCGCTTACCCGGCTCTCGCGGGTAGCCAGCCAGACCACCAACGCGGTTATCATCACTGACAAGTCGGGCTGCATTGACTGGGTCAACGATGGCTTCACCCGAATAACCGGCTACTCCGCCGAGGAAGTCCGCGGCCGGAAGCCAGGCGACTTTTTGCAAGGTCCCGATACCGATACAAAAACAGTCACGACTATGCGCCAGGCGCTGGAGCAACGCCTGGCGTTCAATGCCGATGTAATCAATTACACCAAGGCCGGCACGCCCTACTGGATACGTATAGACTGCAACCCGATTTTTGATTCGAACGGCAGTTTCCAGGGCTTTCTTGCCATCGAACTGGATGTTACGCCACAAAAACTGGCGCAGGAAAAACTTCGTCAAAGCGAAGACAGTTTTCGCTCGGTATTTGAACATGCCGGTGATGCCATTTACATTCACGACCAGGATGGCCGCATCATCGACGTAAATCACGCTGCCAGCCTGCAAACCGGCTACAGCCATGAAGAACTTCTCGCTATCAGCATCCATGATCTCAATGGTGGTGATGTCATAAACCGTGACGAGCTTAATGCGTTCTGGGCGTCAGCCGGTGATAACCCGGGGATGTTTCCACAGACTGTTCCCGCCAGTCACCGGAAGAAAAACGGCGATATACTTCCCGTAGATGTCACGGTCAACCTGCTTAAAGATGGCGACAACAACATGTTTGTCGCCATCGTCCGTGACGTTACCGAGCGTGACCGCGTTGAGAAACTCAAGAGTGAATTTATATCCACTGTCAGTCACGAACTGCGCACCCCGCTCACTTCCATTTCCGGCGCGTTGGCGCTGACCCTGCATGGCACGCTGGGCGAGATCAATGATGACGTACGATCTCTGCTTACCATTGCCAATAACAATTCCCAGCGGCTCACCCACATTATCAACGACCTGCTGGACCTGGAAAAAGCGGTTGTCGGCAAAATGCATTTCGACATCAAGCCACACAAGCTGTCAAAACTTGTCGATCATGGCATCAAGTCCGCGAAGATTTACAGCAGCGACAAGAACATCGAGATTGTTACCCGGCTTAACGATGCCAACACCCGCCTGCTGGTTGACGATCATCGTTTCAACCAGGTGCTCACCAACCTGTTATCAAACGCCATCAAATTCTCGCCGGAGAATGGCCAGGTGGTTATCTCTTCCTGGTTTGGCGACGGCGCGATGAAGATCAGCGTCTCTGATCAAGGACCTGGCATACCGGACAAGTTCAAACCCATGGTGTTTCAGAAATTCACCCAGGCCGATGCCTCCAGTTCACGCCGCATCAGCGGTACCGGGCTGGGCCTCGCCATCAGCAAGGAACTGACCGAGCGCATGAATGGCAGCATTGGCTTTGACTCGGCGACCGGTCAAGGCACAACCTTTTATATAGTATTACCCACGGCTCACTAGGGTCACGCCGGCTGGCATTGGGCGGCGCTGGCCAACGCCACTTGCTCGCCCTCTTTATCGCCATTACGGGCGAACAAAACCGCCGCTTGTTGATAGGCACTGACCGCGCGCTCACGATCACGCCGCGGTTTTTCCGGATGATTAAGCCACAGGTGCGCCAGCGTCATGGCAGCATCGGCGAGACCGTTTTTCATGGCCTTTTCATACCAATGCATGGCCTGGTCAATATTCTTGTCCAGGCCCATGCCCTCCACGTAACAGTTGCCGAGGCGGTACTGTGCTTGCGCATGACCGGCCTTGGCGGCGCGCGTCAGCCAGTCTGCCGCCTCTTTGTATTCACGATGCATGCGCCGGGTACGCTGCAGCAAGCACGCCAGTTCATATTGCGCTCTGGAATACCCCGATTGCGCCAACGGCTGCAAATGCTTCACCGCTTCCACGTCATCCTCGTCCCTGACGTACTGCATTGCTTCCTGGAAACGTTCCCAGTCCGGTCGCGCCTGCTTCTCGATACGCTTCATGCCCCAGATGGCAAACAGAACGGGTGAAACGATAACCAGCTGCAGGGCAAAATCAACAATCAGCTTGAACACCAGTCCGAGCAATACAAACAGGAAGACAAACGCAAATCCCAAGACTACCGGTGTAGCGAAAATAGCATTGAATTTTTGCAGCCAGGTTTCGTCCTGCAATGGGTCACGCTCATCGACAAATATGTTATCCGCCAGTTTCTCGCGTCGATCACGATACAGGGTCATTCCCAGCACCAGGCCCATTACGGCGCCACACAGGTGAGCGATATAATTGATATTGAACAAGCCACGGAAGATCAACTGGTCGTATAAATCCCAGAAGACATACCAGATAGCAATAGCCCACAACGGCACCATTAACACGCCCAGGTGCACAAAAAACCAGTAGAAGAATCGGATCTTCACCGTTGGCGCCAGGTACGCCGCCAGCGTCATGGTGGCCATGACCACGCCGGACAGGCCGACGGTGACCGTACGCTCACCAAAGGCCAACACGTTTTGCAATACGCCGATTCCCAGCGCCATGGCGATGCATATCAACAGGAACCGCCCGGAACCGATGGCGGTTTCCACGATCAGGGCAAAGGCAAAAAAGAAAAACAGGTTACCCACCAGGTGATCCCAGCTACCGTGGGCCAACGAACCGGTAAGCGAACGCAACGGGTTCCAGCGATTCACATCCTCCCACAGGCTGGCAGTAAGATACGGCGGCGCAGACTTGGCATAACCATCAAACAGTTGCTGGAACTGCGCCGACGCTTCCCTGCCCAGTTTTTTCTCGACCAGGTCCAGGTGCCACTGCAGGTGATCTTGGCCATCGTAATAACTACGCATCAAGATGTGTCCCAATAGCCAGACGCACCTCTCCTGGTCATATGCCGACAGCGACGGGTGCGTATCCTGCAACTGCGCGACTATCTCGACAGTGCAAAATTTCTCCGCATGGCTTTCAATGGCACGGTTGCTACGCTGCTGCTGCCAGGTGGTAAACGTGCATAACAGCGCGATCAATACCGTTGTCCACGGAATAATGGTGAGATGAATTTTCGGGCCAATGGGAATAAACATTGAGTTTCCTTCCGGGTTAGATGGCTCGCCAGAAAAACCGGGTAATTACTACACTATAGTCTATCCTCCCCGTTCCTGTCAGGCCAAAAACCCGTTGCCAGTCAGGTTGCAGGCAACACGGGATCGCCGGTGATCAGGCGCAGCAGCCATCGAAACGGGTTGTAACGTAAATTTTGGTGAAATTCCCAAGCTAACTCCCAATTACTATTCACTAGTCGATGCCCGGGCTGATACTGTTGTGACCACCAAGCCAAGACATAATCGATACAGTAGCCGAATCGGAGAGCATGATGACCAGGATTTCGCATTTTATAGCGGTATGCACATTGGCCATGTTAGGCGCATGCGCGACACCCGTGCCTTCGGATCCTCAATACGGCTATATCGATGATCGCAACCTGCCAAAACCGGATTTCTCGGCCAAGATTCCCGGCCTGAGCCCGTGCACAAACAGCAAAGACACTACCCTGCACCTGAACTCACATGAGCCGGTAACCGTCATTGTTCATGGCTGCACCGGTTCCGCGGCGCTGTTTCGTTCGCTCGCCGAAGTGTTTGCGTTTCATGGCCAGCAGGCGGTGTGTTTCAACTACAACGATCGTGACAGCCTGACGCAAAGCTCGGCGGAACTGATTACGGCGCTGGACGCGCTTTCCACAAAAATGGACAACAAGGCGATGACCGTCATCGGCCACAGCCAGGGCGGCTTGATATCCCGGCGCGCCTTGATCAAGGAACGTGATAACCGCCTGCAGGCTGAACAAAATAACCTGACGCTTGTCACCATCTCGACACCCTATGCCGGCATTTCCGCGGCCGATCACTGTGGCTCAACAACCTTTCGCTGGTTAACCCTTGGCCTCGCCGTACCGATCTGCAAACTGGTCAGCGGTGACAAGTGGTATGAAATCACCCAGCCGTCATATTTCATTCAGCAACCGGGTACGCTTCTCGACCAGGTCACGCGTCATGTGAAAATCGTTACCGACGAGCGCGGCACGTGCCGGAAGTTTGATGACACCGGGGCCTGTGTCGAGGACGATCATGTCTTCAATATCGAAGAACAGTATTTTGATAAAGTGGATAACATCCAGGTTGTCGAAAACCTGGAAGTCGACGCCGGCCATGCTGAAATTGTCGGGGACTACAAGGTCGCGCCGGACAAGCTGATCGCGATCCTGCAGGACAAGCGCATTATGGACAGTACGCCGCCCGAACAACAGGCAAGACTGGCCATGCTTTTGAAACAACTTTACCAGTAACAGGCTTGAGTCATACGTACCCGGGTGCCTCGAAAAATACCTGGCAGGGTGCCCGGTGCGATGCACGAACCCGGCCTGCCCGGCAAGATTAAATTCCGCTTGATTGACATTATCAACCGGCACCGTGGAGTCGAGCCTCGGCGTTGGTTTGTTATTCAC of the Gammaproteobacteria bacterium genome contains:
- a CDS encoding YdiU family protein, giving the protein MKPITFSNHYAALGDAFFQRVDPTTVQQPGLIRLNRELAAQLGMDVDSVPDADWAEMFAGNRIPEGAEPLAMAYAGHQFGHFVPQLGDGRAILLGDVEMPGGAVQSIQLKGSGQTAFSRNGDGRAALGPVLREYLLSEAMHALGVPTTRALAAVTTGEEVARERLLPGGVITRVARSFVRVGTFQYFAARGETAQVRNLADHIIETIYPGAADAENEYLALLQQVVTAQAELIARWMQLGFIHGVMNTDNMSVAGETIDYGPCAFIDGYTHHRVFSSIDRNGRYAYSQQPSIGLWNLARLAEALLPLLADDADTAVARAESVLDTYADTYNKAWLAGMRAKLGIITDVEESIQASDKALVDALLDVMDGQAADFTLVFSRLSRLDATPSVQDDALRELFANTRQLDRWLEQWRERLGRQAVTDEVRQQSMQAVNPLVIPRNHQVEAAIRAAEDDGDFSVFNELHDVLAMPFTVPAGKEYYQNPPAPEQEVRHTFCGT
- a CDS encoding phospholipase D family protein, translated to MPLLLIRMVLAWLLLLTTAVAVAAPRDMEQVYQEIARHPDQSGVYVLDRGEQALLARAWLADHARQSIEVQYFIWSTDNIGVLASEALLRAAGRGVKVRVIVDDLMIDAPDKSLLALALHPNIDIHIYNPRHSVGTPWYKRLINVTTDFRGVNQRMHDKTFIVDGRIAIVGGRNMADEYYDYDQEYNFRDRDALVLGKVVQDIVASFERFWSHPLSVPVQQRFNGLGLFKKHVSVNDDEVKTIYRELHDYAHAPDNFKPEVRDAISSIPEAFDRLAREIVWTDVYFICDLPGKNSKRIALSGGGAATTALVSMFAEARKRITIQSPYLVLSDEAFALFRQARKRGVQIRISTNSLASTDNMMAFSGYRNQRRKLIKLGVEVFEYRPDPEIRQQLLERYPVYARKPPVFAIHAKTMVVDGDTVFIGTYNLDPRSENLNTEVGLVVSHAPLAAAVEKLIEVDMLPENSWPARDRPDSEAGLAKRMKVKLLQLMPIKPLL
- a CDS encoding DNA/RNA non-specific endonuclease; its protein translation is MRTFSRVLVLWLCCWLSPAVAETPLPPPLPEPAQACHEHIRYGLPGPAPVLLCRQGYLLAYDPQHKIARWTAYHLTREKVEARVVRRQDSFREDADVPAQQRSTLRDYRRSGFDRGHMVPAAAMRWSERAMSESFLLTNMAPQVGIGFNRHIWKELEALVRTWAAARQEVYVVTGAIVEPGAATIGEGKVTIPSHFYKVIFDPVRVDVIAFLLPNRKLDTRDLPNYRLSVDELEQRTQLDFLSELPDEIEDRIESIAAVMW
- a CDS encoding amidohydrolase family protein codes for the protein MRIVFAIRMMVQLVKYFLVRTRWGRVLGFLSLPLLLLLLVLWQPVHEPPIFDAQVHYNEEAWSRVSPEAIMNGVEDINIPWMLVGSTPNEGTWKLYARNPARVIPMLVPGDSREHRETWPGDPAMPAYIEAELARRPYRGLGELFLFDVDAKTPVARQVLALAANRRLVFHTRSDPPAIRHIFTAQPSLRVLWAHAGVDVSPERVSQLLDYYPNLWVELSHRRSVAPQGELNPEWKALMLRHPDRVLLGSGTYTSHYWYKVRTYMSDYRDWLKELPEDVAENIAWRNGAMLFDLPVPNTSSPRRH
- a CDS encoding PAS domain S-box protein codes for the protein MASIYFLHPARLIFLTAALGALAFLGTMASLPLFFGVSIIFGSIAVMIAVPLLGTGPAIMVSLIGGLYTLVLWGHPYALLIFCVEATVVGVLYKRGWKNLVLTDLFYWLFIGTPLVLIFYRGIIDMTWEATTLIAFKQAVNGVFNALIASLINFSIRHKHDQTSIHFLDQNQLSNFLFYVLLLIIILSSSIPILHESHAHRQTKENELAVRLHDRLRHIELSLSKIPYVDPASARELLKTIPVDDFTGIRLLHDSAGVLADIGKLSNTSTAGEFQSTEYGVDLWLPVNDLPAMVRWSNGHYRASSIITVHNQPIQIAIEYLAEPVVSDLQQHSRNLFVFLAAITLAGLLLSSVASQWVARPLTRLSRVASQTTNAVIITDKSGCIDWVNDGFTRITGYSAEEVRGRKPGDFLQGPDTDTKTVTTMRQALEQRLAFNADVINYTKAGTPYWIRIDCNPIFDSNGSFQGFLAIELDVTPQKLAQEKLRQSEDSFRSVFEHAGDAIYIHDQDGRIIDVNHAASLQTGYSHEELLAISIHDLNGGDVINRDELNAFWASAGDNPGMFPQTVPASHRKKNGDILPVDVTVNLLKDGDNNMFVAIVRDVTERDRVEKLKSEFISTVSHELRTPLTSISGALALTLHGTLGEINDDVRSLLTIANNNSQRLTHIINDLLDLEKAVVGKMHFDIKPHKLSKLVDHGIKSAKIYSSDKNIEIVTRLNDANTRLLVDDHRFNQVLTNLLSNAIKFSPENGQVVISSWFGDGAMKISVSDQGPGIPDKFKPMVFQKFTQADASSSRRISGTGLGLAISKELTERMNGSIGFDSATGQGTTFYIVLPTAH
- a CDS encoding rhomboid family intramembrane serine protease, with product MFIPIGPKIHLTIIPWTTVLIALLCTFTTWQQQRSNRAIESHAEKFCTVEIVAQLQDTHPSLSAYDQERCVWLLGHILMRSYYDGQDHLQWHLDLVEKKLGREASAQFQQLFDGYAKSAPPYLTASLWEDVNRWNPLRSLTGSLAHGSWDHLVGNLFFFFAFALIVETAIGSGRFLLICIAMALGIGVLQNVLAFGERTVTVGLSGVVMATMTLAAYLAPTVKIRFFYWFFVHLGVLMVPLWAIAIWYVFWDLYDQLIFRGLFNINYIAHLCGAVMGLVLGMTLYRDRREKLADNIFVDERDPLQDETWLQKFNAIFATPVVLGFAFVFLFVLLGLVFKLIVDFALQLVIVSPVLFAIWGMKRIEKQARPDWERFQEAMQYVRDEDDVEAVKHLQPLAQSGYSRAQYELACLLQRTRRMHREYKEAADWLTRAAKAGHAQAQYRLGNCYVEGMGLDKNIDQAMHWYEKAMKNGLADAAMTLAHLWLNHPEKPRRDRERAVSAYQQAAVLFARNGDKEGEQVALASAAQCQPA
- a CDS encoding putative lipase, with product MLGACATPVPSDPQYGYIDDRNLPKPDFSAKIPGLSPCTNSKDTTLHLNSHEPVTVIVHGCTGSAALFRSLAEVFAFHGQQAVCFNYNDRDSLTQSSAELITALDALSTKMDNKAMTVIGHSQGGLISRRALIKERDNRLQAEQNNLTLVTISTPYAGISAADHCGSTTFRWLTLGLAVPICKLVSGDKWYEITQPSYFIQQPGTLLDQVTRHVKIVTDERGTCRKFDDTGACVEDDHVFNIEEQYFDKVDNIQVVENLEVDAGHAEIVGDYKVAPDKLIAILQDKRIMDSTPPEQQARLAMLLKQLYQ